The proteins below come from a single Flavobacteriales bacterium genomic window:
- the ung gene encoding uracil-DNA glycosylase, producing MEHVAPKIEESWKKVLEAEFNSDYFKKIKHFLVEEKRKSTIFPAGKDIFNAFNLTPFNQVKVVIIGQDPYHGPNQAHGLCFSVLDGVKHPPSLENIFKEIKTDLGYEYPKSGNLTNWAKQGVLLLNATLTVRQGEANSHQNIGWQKFTDAVIEKLSTENEAIIFLLWGGFAKKKGQKIDATKHHVLTCGHPSPLSANKGHWFGNKHFSKTNELLQKMGKKPIDWKIE from the coding sequence ATGGAACATGTAGCACCAAAAATTGAAGAAAGCTGGAAAAAAGTCCTCGAAGCCGAATTTAACTCCGATTACTTTAAAAAGATTAAACACTTTTTAGTTGAAGAAAAAAGGAAATCGACCATTTTTCCTGCTGGTAAAGACATTTTTAACGCCTTTAACCTTACTCCTTTTAACCAAGTAAAAGTGGTTATTATTGGGCAAGACCCTTATCATGGTCCAAATCAAGCTCATGGTTTATGTTTTTCAGTTTTAGATGGCGTTAAACATCCACCATCGTTAGAAAACATTTTTAAAGAGATAAAAACCGATTTGGGCTACGAATATCCAAAAAGTGGCAACTTGACCAATTGGGCAAAACAGGGTGTTTTATTGTTAAATGCTACACTAACTGTCCGCCAAGGTGAGGCAAACTCCCATCAAAACATTGGTTGGCAAAAATTTACCGATGCAGTTATTGAAAAATTATCGACTGAAAATGAAGCCATCATTTTTTTACTTTGGGGTGGTTTTGCAAAGAAAAAAGGGCAAAAAATTGATGCTACTAAACATCATGTGCTAACTTGCGGACACCCTTCACCATTGAGTGCCAACAAAGGACATTGGTTTGGAAACAAGCATTTTAGTAAAACCAACGAATTACTTCAAAAAATGGGCAAAAAACCTATTGATTGGAAAATAGAATAA
- a CDS encoding 2OG-Fe(II) oxygenase → MTNIINPIYFNEEKILELKRQYENGNPCKHIVLPDFLVEDFATSLYENFPKMDVLNVKRKSINENKNEDYHFERFHPDFLVIKNALASPEFIKIVETITGLNDLVTTNDALGAGVHQGANGSYVDIHIDSNFNPMENLWRRLNFLIYLNKEWKPEYGGDLELWDKKMTQCVTKVPCDFNRAVIFLTDETSPHGYGKINVPEGETRKSFYTYYSTVTDKNFKYVDSHFIARPDDALGKKIATSIKEPLKLNIKRILKKLGITSLDFQDKNKKKF, encoded by the coding sequence ATGACCAACATCATAAATCCTATTTATTTTAACGAAGAAAAAATTCTTGAATTAAAACGCCAATACGAGAATGGAAACCCTTGCAAACATATTGTTTTACCTGATTTTTTAGTTGAAGATTTCGCTACTTCTCTTTACGAGAACTTCCCTAAAATGGATGTATTAAATGTAAAACGTAAAAGCATTAACGAAAACAAAAACGAAGATTATCATTTTGAAAGGTTTCATCCTGATTTTTTGGTAATTAAAAACGCATTGGCTAGTCCTGAATTTATTAAAATTGTTGAAACCATTACTGGTTTAAACGATTTGGTTACTACTAACGATGCTTTGGGCGCTGGAGTACACCAAGGAGCTAACGGAAGTTATGTTGATATTCACATCGACTCCAACTTTAACCCTATGGAAAACCTATGGAGAAGGCTAAATTTTTTAATTTACCTTAACAAAGAATGGAAACCTGAATATGGTGGCGATTTGGAGTTATGGGACAAAAAAATGACACAATGTGTAACCAAAGTTCCATGCGATTTTAATAGAGCTGTAATATTTTTAACCGACGAAACTTCACCTCACGGTTACGGAAAAATTAACGTTCCAGAAGGTGAAACAAGAAAATCGTTCTATACTTATTACTCTACTGTTACCGATAAAAATTTTAAGTATGTAGATTCTCATTTTATTGCTCGACCAGATGATGCGTTGGGTAAAAAAATTGCTACATCAATTAAAGAACCGTTGAAACTAAACATTAAGCGTATTTTGAAAAAATTAGGGATAACATCTTTAGATTTTCAAGATAAAAACAAGAAGAAATTTTAG
- a CDS encoding ATP-binding cassette domain-containing protein, giving the protein MTRKKRQNPFSKEATKKALRVFQFIKPFKVPFIFGLFVLLLSTVATLAFPRILGNLMDAVKSSSDKEVTFFIQLIIGLFFVIGISAFLRIYLFGIVAHKSLALLKNKTYEHLISSPMSFFSQKRVGELSSRISADISLLQETFTITIAELIRQFITIPVGLFFLFYISGRLTIFIIAVIPIIALIGVFFGKFIKKLSVVAQDDITESNKVVDETLHGIANVKAYANEFFEILRYRNSIDQSVETSIKRAKWRGMFIGLIMFVAGSALMAIVWYGLHMVQLNEADPTKGITIGELLQFALYAAFLGVSFGGTADLFSQLQKSIGATESLMDILEEKTEEISLSKPNSIKIEGNLAFNNVNFSYPSRRDINVLKNISFEVEKGKLLAFVGPSGAGKSTIAALVFGFYRPTEGEVTIDGKNLKDYHLSEIRSQMALVPQEVMLFGGTIKENIEYGKPGATEEEIFEAAKQANALDFIESFPEKFETLVGDRGIQLSGGQKQRIAIARAILRNPSILVLDEATSALDSESERLVQEALERLMKGRTSIVIAHRLSTIKNADSIIVLDNGKIKEKGTHAELLKKDDGIYKNLSTIQLAAV; this is encoded by the coding sequence ATGACAAGAAAAAAACGACAAAATCCGTTTTCGAAAGAGGCAACAAAGAAAGCTTTAAGAGTTTTTCAATTTATTAAACCATTTAAAGTTCCATTTATTTTTGGTCTTTTTGTTTTACTACTATCAACAGTGGCAACACTTGCGTTTCCACGTATTTTAGGCAACTTGATGGACGCTGTTAAAAGCTCGTCTGACAAAGAAGTTACTTTTTTTATACAATTGATTATTGGATTGTTTTTTGTTATTGGAATTTCGGCGTTTTTACGAATCTACCTTTTCGGAATTGTAGCTCACAAATCGTTGGCATTGCTTAAAAACAAAACTTACGAACACCTTATCTCTTCACCAATGAGTTTCTTTTCTCAAAAAAGAGTTGGTGAATTAAGCAGTAGAATTAGTGCTGACATTTCATTATTACAAGAAACATTTACCATTACCATAGCCGAATTAATTCGTCAGTTTATTACCATTCCTGTGGGTTTGTTTTTCTTGTTTTACATTTCTGGTCGATTAACCATTTTTATCATTGCTGTCATCCCTATTATTGCTCTTATTGGAGTATTCTTTGGTAAGTTTATTAAAAAACTATCCGTAGTAGCACAAGACGACATTACCGAGTCAAACAAGGTAGTTGATGAAACTTTACACGGTATTGCTAATGTTAAAGCTTATGCTAACGAGTTTTTTGAAATTCTACGTTATAGAAATAGTATTGATCAATCCGTAGAAACATCCATTAAGAGAGCAAAATGGAGAGGTATGTTTATTGGTTTAATTATGTTTGTAGCTGGTTCGGCATTAATGGCTATTGTTTGGTATGGCTTGCATATGGTTCAATTAAACGAAGCTGACCCCACAAAAGGAATTACCATTGGAGAATTATTGCAATTTGCTTTGTATGCTGCATTTTTAGGGGTTTCGTTTGGTGGTACTGCCGATTTGTTTTCACAATTACAAAAATCAATTGGAGCTACAGAAAGTTTGATGGATATTTTAGAAGAAAAAACAGAAGAAATATCACTATCAAAACCAAACAGCATCAAAATTGAAGGAAACTTAGCTTTTAACAATGTAAACTTTTCCTACCCTTCACGTAGAGATATTAATGTATTAAAAAACATATCCTTTGAGGTTGAAAAAGGTAAATTATTGGCTTTTGTTGGTCCTTCTGGAGCAGGAAAATCGACTATTGCAGCGTTGGTTTTTGGTTTTTACCGACCAACCGAAGGTGAAGTTACCATTGATGGAAAAAATTTAAAAGATTATCATCTTTCAGAAATAAGAAGTCAGATGGCACTAGTACCACAAGAAGTAATGCTTTTTGGAGGAACAATCAAAGAAAACATTGAATACGGAAAACCAGGTGCTACCGAAGAAGAAATTTTTGAAGCTGCAAAACAAGCCAATGCGCTTGATTTTATTGAAAGTTTTCCTGAGAAATTTGAAACACTTGTTGGCGATAGAGGTATACAATTGAGTGGCGGACAAAAACAACGTATAGCCATTGCAAGAGCCATTTTAAGAAACCCATCTATTTTGGTTTTAGATGAAGCAACAAGTGCTTTAGATTCGGAGAGTGAAAGATTGGTTCAAGAAGCTTTAGAGCGATTAATGAAAGGCAGAACATCTATAGTTATTGCTCATCGTTTATCTACCATTAAAAATGCTGATTCAATTATTGTTTTAGATAATGGAAAGATTAAAGAAAAAGGCACACATGCTGAATTACTTAAAAAAGACGACGGTATTTATAAAAATTTAAGCACCATTCAATTGGCGGCTGTGTAA
- a CDS encoding T9SS type A sorting domain-containing protein: protein MKKIYILLIVLAGFIFELNAQTVINEGFESGTFNTLISYQTVGTYTVPPGIINNTNFGSTKVFSFGKSTCGSSCFNNYKTTLTITFPTPTYVNSISWKEMEISGNWGSQGQVLLDNVAMGSADLGALPVNSTVPDATPRNKAYSINQTVTTIKLEVNDITNASEIIIDDLLVNYSVIPKIVGYEYWFNNDFANKTSTTISPVDQLNLNTNIPTNGLSNGIHTFNFRSWDNSSKYSSVVSQFFYKINPTATVNRDIVAYEYWFDNDYANVVAQTVTNQQQLNLSTIIATNAISNGVHSFNIRFKDNTEMWSSVLSQFFYKMPPTSITSNKITTYRYWFDSNFAQVNTVNLPTPVQQLNLIDDLDLTQLTKGIHTIHFQFKDSLNMWSVVTSDSINKMALPIANFNYTMSGNCDSTVVSFADNSIDGDTYLWNFGDGNNSNLTNPSHTYYNTGVYNVSLTVTDTLSGLDSTIVVPVSIYMKTSSSISATECDSYTAPDGAIYTTSGIKTAVIPNSVSCDSTITINLTIKQSTTSTINETACFSYTAPDGIVYTTSGVKTATIPNAVSCDSVITINLTINNVDNTVNHTLNTLTSNANAASYQWLDCDNGNSPLVGENNQSFTATINGTYAVQVTQNGCVDTSSCIVINTVGIINNTFKHDVVVYPNPTKGAVNIDLGVVYKNVTIEVYDVYGKLVLNQKYFDENFIQLNLNEPSGLYFVKLQSDDYRATIRVVKQ, encoded by the coding sequence ATGAAAAAGATATATATATTATTGATAGTACTAGCGGGTTTTATATTTGAACTAAATGCTCAAACAGTAATAAATGAAGGATTTGAATCAGGAACATTTAACACTTTAATATCCTATCAAACTGTTGGAACTTATACTGTTCCACCTGGAATAATAAACAACACCAATTTTGGAAGCACCAAAGTTTTTAGTTTTGGAAAATCAACTTGTGGATCAAGCTGTTTTAATAATTACAAAACAACCTTAACCATAACTTTTCCAACACCAACCTACGTAAATTCAATTAGTTGGAAAGAAATGGAAATTAGTGGTAATTGGGGTTCGCAGGGTCAAGTTTTACTCGATAATGTAGCAATGGGTTCTGCTGATTTAGGTGCTTTACCAGTTAACAGTACTGTGCCAGATGCTACTCCTCGTAATAAAGCATATAGTATAAATCAAACAGTAACAACCATTAAATTAGAGGTGAATGATATTACTAATGCAAGTGAAATTATCATTGATGATTTGCTGGTTAATTATAGTGTCATACCAAAAATAGTTGGCTATGAATACTGGTTTAACAATGATTTTGCTAACAAAACAAGTACAACCATTTCGCCAGTTGATCAACTCAATTTAAATACCAATATTCCAACTAATGGTTTATCCAATGGAATCCATACCTTCAATTTTCGTTCGTGGGACAATAGTTCGAAATACAGTAGTGTGGTAAGCCAATTTTTTTATAAAATTAATCCAACTGCTACCGTAAACAGAGATATAGTTGCTTACGAATATTGGTTTGATAATGATTATGCAAATGTGGTTGCACAAACAGTTACCAACCAACAACAGCTTAATTTAAGTACCATTATTGCAACCAATGCGATAAGCAATGGCGTTCATTCGTTTAACATTCGTTTTAAAGACAATACCGAAATGTGGAGTAGTGTGTTGAGTCAGTTTTTTTATAAAATGCCACCAACAAGTATAACATCGAATAAAATTACTACTTACAGGTACTGGTTCGATAGCAATTTTGCTCAAGTTAATACGGTTAATTTACCAACACCTGTACAGCAGTTAAACCTTATTGATGATCTTGATTTAACACAACTTACAAAAGGAATACACACCATTCATTTTCAATTTAAAGATAGCCTAAACATGTGGAGTGTAGTTACATCCGATTCAATAAATAAAATGGCACTACCAATAGCCAATTTTAACTATACCATGTCTGGAAATTGCGATTCAACAGTAGTTTCATTTGCCGACAATAGCATTGATGGAGATACCTATTTGTGGAACTTTGGTGATGGAAACAATAGTAATTTAACTAATCCATCGCACACTTATTACAATACGGGAGTTTACAATGTATCATTAACGGTTACCGATACGTTGTCAGGTTTAGATAGTACAATAGTTGTTCCTGTATCTATTTACATGAAAACATCATCATCTATTAGTGCTACCGAATGCGATAGTTATACTGCCCCTGATGGTGCTATTTACACTACATCTGGAATAAAAACTGCTGTAATACCTAATAGTGTGAGTTGTGATAGTACCATAACCATTAACTTAACCATAAAACAAAGCACAACAAGCACTATTAATGAAACCGCTTGTTTTAGTTATACTGCACCCGATGGTATTGTTTATACTACTTCAGGAGTAAAAACTGCTACCATACCAAATGCAGTAAGTTGCGATAGTGTAATTACCATTAATTTAACCATCAACAATGTTGACAATACTGTTAATCATACATTAAACACATTAACCAGTAATGCCAATGCTGCTTCATACCAATGGTTAGATTGTGATAATGGAAACAGTCCGTTGGTTGGAGAAAATAATCAAAGTTTTACGGCTACTATAAATGGAACTTATGCTGTTCAAGTTACCCAAAACGGTTGTGTCGATACTTCAAGTTGTATTGTAATCAACACAGTTGGGATTATCAACAATACATTTAAACATGACGTGGTTGTTTATCCTAACCCAACTAAAGGTGCTGTAAATATTGATTTAGGAGTTGTTTACAAAAATGTAACTATTGAAGTGTATGATGTTTATGGAAAATTGGTTTTAAACCAAAAATATTTTGATGAAAACTTCATTCAACTCAACTTAAACGAACCTTCTGGTTTATATTTTGTTAAGTTACAATCGGATGATTATAGAGCTACCATCCGAGTTGTTAAACAGTAG
- a CDS encoding DUF1569 domain-containing protein, with protein MKNIFNSSDCQEIIARINQLTPTTKAVWGKMSVSQMLAHCNVTYELVYDNKHPQPKGFMKFILKLLVKNTVVSEKPYKHSSQTAPVFIISDEKDFEVEKKRLVDYITKTQQLGEKEFDGKESHSFGTLNKTEWNNMFYKHLDHHLRQFGV; from the coding sequence ATGAAAAACATTTTCAACTCATCAGATTGTCAAGAAATTATTGCTAGAATAAATCAATTAACACCAACAACAAAAGCCGTTTGGGGCAAAATGAGCGTATCACAAATGTTGGCACACTGTAATGTTACTTATGAATTGGTTTACGATAACAAACACCCTCAACCAAAAGGTTTTATGAAATTTATTTTGAAACTCTTGGTTAAAAATACGGTGGTGAGTGAAAAACCGTATAAACATAGTAGCCAGACAGCTCCTGTATTTATTATTAGTGATGAAAAAGATTTTGAAGTTGAAAAAAAACGTTTAGTCGACTACATCACAAAAACTCAGCAATTAGGCGAAAAAGAATTTGATGGAAAGGAATCTCACTCGTTTGGTACTTTAAATAAAACCGAATGGAACAACATGTTTTATAAGCATCTCGACCACCATTTGAGACAGTTTGGTGTTTAG